A single Paenibacillus kribbensis DNA region contains:
- the srtB gene encoding class B sortase: MSKIKKILIVVSFLVLVFSLVNIARILLWDYAEQQKIEELTKVWEEGSNKRGGEALPSSLITKAHGSIMLPEFRELYERNPDIVGWLKIDGTRIEYPVMQNPQDAQYYLNHDFNKKESKSGLPFLDEHSQINGSDILLIHGHHMNSGWMFKDLMKYKKESFYKEHATLQFSTLYEKGEYEIVAVILSKVYRKSDDVFKYYQIEKVNTPAEFNSYVQNIKKLALYDTGVTARYGDRLIVLSTCEYSTENGRLAVIARKRK; encoded by the coding sequence ATGAGTAAAATTAAAAAAATTCTTATCGTCGTTTCCTTCCTTGTGTTGGTATTTTCTCTCGTCAATATTGCGAGAATACTCCTGTGGGATTATGCCGAGCAACAGAAAATTGAAGAGCTGACAAAAGTTTGGGAGGAAGGATCGAACAAAAGAGGAGGGGAGGCGCTCCCCTCCTCTTTAATCACGAAAGCACATGGGTCGATCATGCTTCCCGAATTTCGAGAGCTTTACGAGAGAAACCCAGACATCGTCGGTTGGCTGAAGATTGACGGCACACGAATTGAGTACCCGGTCATGCAGAATCCACAGGATGCGCAGTACTATCTCAATCATGATTTCAATAAAAAGGAAAGCAAAAGCGGCCTCCCCTTTTTGGACGAGCATAGCCAGATCAACGGTTCGGACATTTTGCTGATTCACGGGCATCACATGAACAGCGGCTGGATGTTTAAAGATTTGATGAAGTACAAGAAAGAAAGCTTCTATAAAGAGCATGCTACGTTGCAGTTCAGTACGCTTTACGAAAAGGGAGAGTATGAGATTGTTGCCGTTATTCTGTCAAAAGTTTATCGCAAATCGGACGACGTTTTTAAATACTACCAGATTGAGAAGGTAAATACGCCAGCCGAGTTCAATTCGTATGTTCAGAACATCAAAAAACTTGCTCTTTACGACACGGGCGTAACAGCCCGGTATGGCGACAGGCTTATTGTACTGTCAACGTGTGAGTACTCGACCGAAAACGGCCGGTTAGCGGTAATCGCCCGAAAGCGTAAATGA
- a CDS encoding class I SAM-dependent methyltransferase has translation MYEHVFLNQYGYYELKNKPTKDELDEYYSKKYYQDPKGSYEASYSPEEITYSNNQLERKYYLIRKLIGELDSNQSYKFLDIGCGEGWALKFFREKSWQVTGMDFSNYGCKQFNPDCVEDILVGDIEKTIKSSLNKGKYHCILLDNVLEHLLDPLETLKYCSSLLEPNGVLIIEVPNDFSPIQKKLYEENYVSRNYWVVSPDHISYFNRMGLASLCKEAGFSEEYFIGDYPIDLNLFNPNTNYINDSTKGNSCHKERIAIENLLNDLSIEKTLNLYSALGELGFGRQLTGFFQKKECNL, from the coding sequence ATGTATGAACATGTGTTTTTGAATCAATATGGTTATTATGAATTGAAAAATAAGCCTACTAAAGACGAACTTGATGAATATTATTCTAAAAAATATTATCAGGATCCTAAGGGGAGCTATGAAGCAAGCTATTCTCCCGAAGAAATTACTTATTCCAATAATCAATTGGAAAGAAAATATTATCTTATTCGAAAACTAATTGGTGAATTGGACTCTAATCAATCTTATAAATTTTTGGATATCGGTTGTGGTGAAGGCTGGGCATTAAAGTTTTTTAGGGAGAAGTCATGGCAAGTAACAGGAATGGATTTTAGTAATTACGGCTGTAAGCAGTTTAACCCGGATTGTGTAGAAGACATTTTGGTCGGGGATATTGAAAAGACCATTAAATCAAGTCTTAATAAGGGAAAATACCATTGTATTTTGTTGGATAATGTACTTGAGCACCTTCTCGATCCTTTGGAAACCTTAAAGTATTGCTCGAGCCTACTTGAGCCCAATGGAGTTCTTATCATAGAAGTTCCAAACGACTTTTCGCCTATTCAAAAGAAACTATATGAGGAAAATTATGTTTCAAGAAATTATTGGGTTGTAAGTCCCGATCATATTTCATATTTTAATAGAATGGGATTAGCAAGCTTATGTAAAGAAGCGGGATTTTCTGAAGAATATTTCATCGGTGATTATCCTATTGATTTAAACTTGTTTAATCCAAATACTAATTATATTAATGATTCAACAAAAGGGAACTCGTGTCATAAAGAACGAATTGCAATTGAAAATTTATTAAATGATCTTTCTATAGAAAAAACATTAAATTTGTATTCGGCACTAGGGGAATTAGGATTTGGAAGGCAATTAACTGGATTTTTCCAAAAGAAAGAATGTAACTTATAG
- a CDS encoding DUF7601 domain-containing protein: MKRKRSMGKTVLSFCLAVLLVLQTVTFSAVAFAGSAPDGFGTVDEPSSVSEAVYAASTEPSSVPEAVYAMSASLAAVAADPADKTAVLMGANSSFPLEVIQDGNVLKTGDTIHGRKPFSLKSTGIKVPVKGDATDPNTVDDNTVILYGDYVMLDKATYFSEVILPTATMTLTEKSGFKIGTAHFSEAGVKVVFDGEERFFNGQGKNVTFGFESTAKADVSNINYGDKKPIGIFGSSYMLENPEITPAYSITKRSNSNASENGWIDQAAFVEGAIEWQLEIAATDMFDPAIPQPLDRLKLYDALDPAQVGTYVEGSLKVNGSAATPDSGTANALAYTFPAGFGDKAIVTFKTWIPKAKYYYEYNSGNNGYQTITNTAELRDASDSKLHSSDPWRVTFKPDWIQKSGTLDKRSSSTDPRTITWTIDVNKNYSKQGLKDFTITDALPIGLTWKSAAWQSWDSVNKTWSATTTPITPDANNVYSFGEVNGPIRLVIVSEVTGSTTGFTNKATAQWKLDVNTVQNNDQASVWDTAVITIGAHTLTKSVGTGNTLGLGILPWKVTLTPQEALPDGAVYDLLVYGDANSIDFAKVTASPALDSGILNQLKGNYRENYYQRFQSGSFQSSDGLTHKVYTLSQDGKPVADLLQVTGYNTDKPASFIYNSLMTQWEHFAGNKSTDQFNRASLFEGTNRTIDSTRPSNRVNSGMLAKEMLYASKPNGTSVIPNDVRSYIRDDANQAYTLAAYDQVTKTVTFRFSVNMNGMKTEEMAKDGGNHVASDIKLVDTLPEGWEFVPYSEGQSFAIYKGNRADYGATVSAASLIPDPSGLVSFSAAGNIGTFSFTKLESPYVVLVKARPSEAALRQYFETGGAKHEMTNNAEMKITWGDEPTTVAASRKVIVPMQTLGKSVTKPNPGVLEWTVNYTPPFEVKDGVYLQDTLGEGLALRKDENGNLSLRRPDMAVYRAKLTPSGELTKDGDALNLYDPNSEVKVEAVTEGGATRLIFRMENPNQLYQLVYQTEITAVPSGGKAGNEIKLMGDDTLKNIGAKSEHAVDNSDVGGSAETQGKLDLLKVDPAGKPLSGVVFTLYEPDGVTEVTGGTTGADGKLSLFVKAGLYVLKQTYIDPITYLPTTTVYQVRVASTPWNPIWVDGVEVTSAKPLVVPTPVWVPGDLKLDTAIEGKGADPNKDFEYTVTFSNGKSYAYSGSVSGTMASGGTVKLKGGQAITIKNIPDGITYTIVQKDYTGEGYATNPESLTRTGSIVAKETAEAKFVNAKYLPGKLTIGKTVAGNRGDKNKAFEFTVTFGGPGAGKTYTYTTSGGATGTVGSGGMISLKHGETAVIAGIPKDTTYTVTEADYMNEGYTTTWPDRQTTGTIAEEGEHKAEVVNTRMVYGGLLIGETVEGTGADKNKEFEFTVQFPDAATGKAYAYTKSDGTQGTIKSDDKITLKHGETIAIEGIPSGDSYIVTETDYTAEDYTTDPANRTYSGTIVEKKIAEARFVNAKYLTGQLTLTADPAVVPGNGTTPSQLTATLTDYEGKPVANQDVVFTLPDQSEVTAKTDAQGKAVIPYTPPKLNTTTPEEHHITAKVDSLTEGKLTADTKVTAVPAAVTGVLRDNTTGEVIPNATVVITDEKNGEKHEITTDANGAYFHPVEYGGDYTISFTKQIKVNGTDESITFTQKAEVDGEVKGGELVPAHITAVGVVLLKQPAGQSSLLNGELAGKMRIYLRDANGQYVVDENGALKAFNLQPNGAFSVDGLSAKNYKMEVRYEVAPGKELTIIRDAELDVKANGELNISQELVDPYGIITDATTGTTIEGAEVTLYYADTPENKAKGIVPGMKVTLPMIPGFAPNDNVSPSQNSDANGAYAYMVFPDTDYYLVVTKAGYETHTSPTISVGSDIVPYNIQLKPVSSGGNGGGGGGGGGGTGSGNSNSGTDNGNNGAGNVGNGTGNVNNGTGNVGNGTSDVNNGAGNVDSGTGDVNNGAGNVGNGTSDVNNGAGNVDNGTGNVNNGAGNVDNGTGDVNNGAGNVDNGTDEGDNRVGNVDNELDNVPKTGDSSAPPMFYMALALMSLITIGFCLLSSKKKKHIQ, translated from the coding sequence TTGAAAAGAAAACGCAGTATGGGCAAAACTGTGCTATCTTTCTGCCTAGCAGTTTTGCTTGTCTTGCAGACGGTGACGTTCTCTGCTGTCGCATTTGCGGGGAGCGCGCCAGACGGTTTCGGGACGGTGGACGAACCGTCATCGGTATCTGAGGCAGTGTACGCTGCGTCGACCGAACCGTCGTCAGTACCTGAGGCGGTGTACGCTATGTCGGCCAGTCTCGCAGCGGTGGCGGCAGATCCGGCTGACAAAACGGCGGTGCTCATGGGGGCGAATTCGTCCTTTCCGCTGGAAGTCATACAGGATGGGAATGTCTTAAAGACGGGTGACACCATTCACGGCAGAAAACCCTTCTCCCTTAAGTCGACCGGCATCAAGGTTCCGGTGAAGGGGGACGCCACCGACCCGAACACGGTGGATGACAACACGGTCATTTTGTATGGCGATTATGTGATGCTGGACAAAGCGACCTACTTTTCGGAAGTGATTCTGCCGACTGCCACCATGACGCTGACGGAAAAGTCGGGTTTCAAAATCGGAACCGCCCACTTCTCCGAAGCGGGCGTCAAGGTTGTGTTTGACGGCGAAGAACGTTTTTTCAATGGCCAGGGCAAGAACGTTACCTTCGGCTTTGAATCCACCGCAAAGGCGGATGTGTCGAACATAAACTATGGCGATAAAAAGCCGATTGGCATTTTCGGGTCGAGCTACATGCTCGAAAACCCCGAGATCACGCCTGCGTACAGCATCACAAAGAGATCCAACAGCAACGCTTCCGAAAATGGCTGGATCGATCAGGCGGCTTTTGTAGAGGGGGCAATCGAGTGGCAGTTGGAAATTGCCGCCACGGATATGTTTGACCCTGCCATCCCGCAGCCGCTGGACAGACTGAAGCTGTATGACGCGCTCGATCCGGCCCAGGTGGGCACCTATGTGGAGGGTTCACTCAAAGTCAACGGCAGCGCGGCGACACCGGACAGCGGCACCGCGAACGCGCTGGCCTACACCTTCCCCGCGGGTTTCGGTGACAAGGCGATCGTCACCTTCAAGACGTGGATTCCCAAGGCGAAATATTACTATGAGTATAACAGCGGTAATAATGGGTATCAGACCATCACCAATACCGCAGAGCTGAGGGACGCGTCGGACAGTAAACTGCATTCTTCGGATCCGTGGCGCGTTACTTTCAAGCCCGACTGGATTCAGAAGAGCGGTACACTGGACAAGCGGTCGAGCTCCACAGATCCACGCACCATTACATGGACAATTGATGTCAACAAGAATTACAGCAAGCAGGGTCTGAAAGACTTCACGATCACCGATGCCCTGCCGATCGGACTTACCTGGAAATCAGCCGCATGGCAGTCGTGGGACAGTGTCAATAAGACATGGTCAGCGACAACAACGCCGATTACCCCCGACGCAAATAATGTGTATTCTTTCGGTGAGGTAAACGGCCCGATTCGGCTGGTCATTGTGTCCGAAGTTACGGGCAGTACTACCGGCTTCACCAACAAGGCCACCGCCCAGTGGAAGCTGGATGTCAATACTGTGCAGAACAATGACCAAGCTAGCGTATGGGACACCGCCGTTATCACCATTGGCGCCCATACTTTGACAAAGAGCGTAGGTACCGGTAATACCCTTGGTTTGGGCATATTGCCGTGGAAGGTTACCCTCACACCTCAGGAGGCCCTGCCGGACGGTGCGGTGTACGATCTGCTGGTGTATGGGGATGCGAACTCAATCGACTTCGCCAAGGTTACTGCCAGCCCGGCGCTTGACTCTGGAATTCTGAATCAGTTGAAGGGAAACTATAGGGAGAATTACTACCAGCGTTTTCAGTCCGGTTCCTTTCAGTCAAGTGACGGCTTAACGCATAAGGTATACACCCTTTCACAGGACGGGAAGCCTGTCGCGGACTTGCTTCAGGTCACCGGATACAATACCGATAAGCCCGCTTCCTTCATATATAATTCCTTGATGACACAGTGGGAGCACTTCGCGGGCAATAAGAGCACAGATCAGTTTAATCGGGCGTCCCTGTTTGAAGGTACAAATCGAACAATTGATTCAACTCGGCCTTCTAACCGGGTCAACAGCGGCATGCTGGCCAAAGAGATGCTCTATGCGTCCAAACCCAATGGAACAAGCGTTATTCCTAACGATGTCAGAAGCTACATCCGAGACGATGCTAACCAAGCATATACACTGGCAGCCTATGATCAGGTGACCAAGACGGTGACCTTCCGGTTTTCGGTCAATATGAACGGCATGAAGACCGAGGAGATGGCTAAGGATGGCGGCAATCACGTTGCCAGCGACATCAAACTCGTCGATACCCTGCCCGAGGGCTGGGAGTTTGTGCCCTATTCGGAGGGGCAGAGTTTTGCGATTTACAAAGGAAACCGGGCAGACTATGGAGCGACTGTTAGCGCTGCGTCGCTTATTCCCGACCCAAGTGGTCTCGTGAGCTTCTCCGCCGCAGGGAACATAGGTACCTTTTCCTTTACCAAGCTGGAAAGTCCCTATGTCGTTCTGGTCAAAGCAAGACCTAGCGAGGCGGCCCTCCGTCAATACTTTGAAACCGGCGGAGCAAAGCATGAGATGACGAACAACGCCGAGATGAAAATCACATGGGGGGATGAGCCTACCACGGTTGCAGCCAGCCGCAAGGTCATTGTTCCGATGCAGACACTGGGCAAATCAGTGACGAAGCCGAACCCCGGCGTGCTGGAGTGGACGGTGAATTACACCCCGCCCTTCGAGGTGAAGGACGGCGTCTATCTGCAGGATACCCTTGGCGAGGGGCTGGCGCTGCGTAAGGACGAGAATGGGAACCTTTCGCTGCGGCGCCCTGACATGGCGGTGTACCGCGCCAAGCTGACCCCGAGCGGTGAACTGACAAAGGACGGCGACGCGCTGAACCTGTACGACCCGAACAGTGAGGTCAAGGTGGAGGCCGTCACAGAAGGCGGCGCAACCCGGCTGATCTTCCGCATGGAAAATCCGAATCAGCTCTACCAGCTGGTATATCAGACGGAGATCACCGCAGTGCCTAGCGGCGGAAAGGCGGGCAACGAGATTAAGCTGATGGGCGATGACACCCTGAAGAACATTGGCGCCAAAAGCGAACACGCGGTTGATAACAGTGACGTAGGCGGCAGCGCGGAGACCCAGGGCAAGCTGGATCTGCTCAAGGTCGACCCTGCAGGCAAGCCGCTCAGTGGTGTAGTATTCACGTTGTATGAGCCCGACGGCGTAACTGAGGTCACTGGTGGAACTACGGGTGCGGACGGCAAGCTTAGCCTGTTTGTCAAAGCGGGGCTTTACGTGCTCAAACAAACCTATATTGACCCGATCACCTATCTTCCGACCACGACGGTGTATCAGGTGCGTGTAGCTTCAACTCCCTGGAACCCCATCTGGGTGGACGGGGTGGAGGTAACCAGCGCCAAACCGCTGGTTGTGCCAACCCCTGTGTGGGTGCCCGGCGATCTGAAGCTGGACACGGCGATAGAGGGGAAAGGGGCAGACCCGAACAAGGACTTTGAATATACGGTTACCTTCAGCAACGGCAAGTCTTATGCCTATTCCGGCTCAGTAAGCGGGACCATGGCCAGCGGCGGAACCGTTAAGCTGAAAGGCGGCCAGGCCATTACCATCAAGAATATCCCGGATGGCATCACCTACACCATCGTCCAGAAGGATTACACGGGCGAAGGCTACGCTACCAATCCGGAGAGTCTGACGCGTACCGGCAGCATTGTGGCGAAGGAAACTGCCGAAGCGAAGTTCGTCAATGCCAAGTACCTTCCCGGCAAGCTGACGATCGGGAAGACGGTCGCGGGCAACCGCGGGGACAAGAACAAGGCGTTCGAGTTCACTGTCACTTTCGGTGGCCCGGGTGCGGGTAAAACGTATACGTATACGACATCGGGCGGAGCGACGGGAACTGTCGGGTCCGGCGGCATGATCTCCCTCAAGCATGGGGAAACCGCCGTCATCGCTGGGATTCCCAAGGATACAACCTACACCGTCACCGAGGCCGATTATATGAACGAAGGCTACACGACAACTTGGCCGGACCGGCAAACGACCGGCACCATTGCCGAGGAGGGCGAACATAAAGCCGAGGTCGTCAACACGAGGATGGTGTACGGCGGCCTGCTGATCGGGGAGACGGTGGAAGGCACCGGGGCGGACAAGAATAAAGAATTTGAGTTTACTGTCCAATTCCCGGATGCCGCCACAGGTAAGGCGTACGCCTACACGAAGTCGGACGGCACGCAGGGAACGATCAAGTCCGACGATAAGATTACTCTCAAGCATGGGGAAACCATTGCTATTGAAGGTATTCCGAGCGGTGACAGCTATATCGTCACCGAGACCGATTATACGGCCGAGGATTACACCACCGATCCGGCGAATCGGACGTATAGCGGCACGATCGTGGAGAAGAAGATTGCCGAAGCCCGCTTCGTCAATGCGAAGTATCTCACGGGCCAACTGACGCTGACGGCAGATCCTGCGGTCGTTCCCGGCAACGGCACGACGCCTTCGCAGTTGACGGCAACGTTGACTGATTATGAAGGGAAGCCGGTTGCGAACCAGGATGTCGTCTTCACACTGCCTGATCAATCGGAAGTAACAGCCAAGACCGATGCGCAAGGAAAAGCGGTCATCCCTTATACACCGCCAAAGCTGAACACCACAACGCCCGAGGAGCATCACATCACGGCCAAGGTGGACAGTCTGACGGAAGGGAAATTGACCGCTGACACGAAGGTAACCGCCGTACCGGCGGCTGTCACCGGAGTGCTGCGCGACAATACAACGGGAGAAGTGATTCCGAATGCGACCGTTGTCATCACCGATGAAAAGAATGGCGAGAAGCACGAGATCACGACCGATGCCAATGGCGCGTACTTCCACCCTGTGGAGTATGGTGGCGACTATACGATTAGCTTTACGAAACAGATCAAAGTGAATGGTACTGACGAGTCGATCACTTTCACGCAAAAAGCGGAAGTTGACGGCGAGGTGAAGGGCGGCGAGCTGGTTCCAGCGCACATTACGGCTGTAGGCGTCGTGCTTCTGAAGCAGCCTGCAGGGCAGTCTTCGCTGCTGAACGGCGAACTCGCCGGGAAGATGCGCATTTATTTACGGGATGCGAACGGCCAATATGTTGTGGATGAGAACGGCGCTCTGAAAGCATTCAACTTGCAACCGAACGGGGCATTCTCTGTGGATGGCTTATCCGCGAAGAACTACAAAATGGAAGTGCGTTACGAAGTTGCGCCGGGCAAAGAACTGACGATCATTCGGGATGCGGAGCTGGACGTGAAGGCGAACGGGGAATTGAATATTTCTCAGGAGCTTGTTGACCCGTATGGCATCATTACGGATGCAACGACCGGTACAACGATTGAAGGTGCCGAAGTGACGCTGTACTATGCTGATACACCGGAGAACAAGGCGAAAGGCATCGTGCCAGGCATGAAAGTAACGTTGCCTATGATTCCAGGCTTTGCGCCGAACGATAACGTCAGCCCAAGTCAGAACAGCGACGCAAACGGCGCATATGCGTATATGGTGTTCCCGGACACGGATTACTATTTGGTTGTAACGAAAGCCGGGTATGAGACGCATACAAGCCCAACTATCTCGGTCGGAAGCGACATCGTACCCTACAATATACAGTTGAAGCCGGTAAGTTCCGGCGGCAATGGCGGCGGCGGTGGCGGTGGCGGTGGCGGAACTGGATCCGGCAACAGCAATAGCGGAACCGACAACGGCAACAACGGAGCTGGCAACGTCGGCAATGGAACCGGCAATGTCAACAACGGAACTGGCAACGTCGGCAATGGAACCAGCGATGTCAACAACGGAGCTGGTAACGTCGACAGCGGAACCGGCGATGTCAACAACGGAGCTGGTAACGTCGGTAACGGAACCAGTGACGTCAACAACGGAGCTGGTAACGTCGACAACGGAACCGGCAACGTCAACAACGGAGCTGGTAACGTCGACAACGGAACCGGCGACGTCAACAACGGAGCTGGCAACGTCGACAATGGAACCGACGAAGGCGACAACCGAGTCGGCAACGTCGACAACGAGCTGGACAATGTTCCGAAAACAGGAGATAGCAGCGCACCGCCAATGTTCTATATGGCTTTGGCGCTGATGTCCTTGATTACGATCGGGTTCTGTTTACTCAGTAGCAAGAAGAAAAAACACATCCAGTAA